One Oncorhynchus clarkii lewisi isolate Uvic-CL-2024 unplaced genomic scaffold, UVic_Ocla_1.0 unplaced_contig_5339_pilon_pilon, whole genome shotgun sequence DNA segment encodes these proteins:
- the LOC139403099 gene encoding aggrecan core protein-like: MSTLVTVNGLCSSKPAKPKVSSHEPPMHALEQSPVKASCYSSVQVKASCYSSVQVKASCYSSVHVKASCYSSVHVKACYSSVHVKASCYSSVQVKACYSSVHVKASYYSSVQVKASYYSSVQVKASCYLSVQVKASCYSSVHVKASCYSSVQVKASCYSSVQVKASCYSSVHVKASYYSSVQVKASCYSSVHVKASCYFSVHVKACYSSVQVKASCYSSGQVKASCYSSVQVKASCYSSVHVKASYYSSVQVKASCYSSVHVKASCYFSVHVKACYSSVQVKASCYCSVHVKAFCYSSVQVKASYYSSVHVKASCYSSVQVKASCYSSVHVKASCYSSVHVKAFYSSVQVKTSCYSSVHVKACYSSVQVKASCYSSVHVKASCYSSVQVNASCYPSVQVKASCYSSVHVKASCYSSVHVKTSCYSSVQVKASCYTYVYVKASCYSSVHVKNSCFSSVHVQTSCYSFVQVKTSCYSSVHVKASCYSSVHVKTSCYSSVHVKASCFSSVHVKTSCYSSVHMKSSCYSFVQVKASCYSSVQDKASCSSSVQVKASCYSSVHVKASCYSSVQEPRGDSGLWLREPRVRPAQSTRTLSHFSELWET, from the exons ATGTCTACCTTGGTCACTGTGAATGGACTCTGCAGCTCCAAACCTGCCAAACCCAAGGTGTCCAGTCACGAGCCCCCCATGCATGCCCTGGAGCAGTCTCCT GTGAAGGCCTCATGTTACTCCTCTGTGCAGGTGAAGGCCTCCTGTTACTCTTCTGTCCAGGTGAAGGCCTCCTGTTACTCTTCTGTCCATGTGAAGGCCTCCTGTTACTCTTCTGTCCATGTGAAGGCCTGTTATTCCTCTGTCCATGTGAAGGCCTCCTGTTACTCTTCTGTCCAGGTGAAGGCCTGTTATTCCTCTGTCCATGTGAAGGCCTCCTATTACTCTTCTGTCCAGGTGAAGGCCTCCTATTACTCTTCTGTCCAGGTGAAGGCCTCATGTTATTTATCTGTCCAGGTGAaggcctcctgttactcctctgtccATGTGAAGGCCTCATGTTACTCCTCTGTCCAGGTAAAagcctcctgttactcctctgtccAGGTGAAGGCCTCATGTTACTCCTCTGTCCATGTGAAGGCCTCCTATTACTCTTCTGTCCAGGTGAAGGCCTCCTGTTATTCCTCTGTCCATGTGAAGGCCTCCTGTTATTTCTCTGTCCATGTGAAGGCCTGTTATTCCTCTGTCCAGGTGAaggcctcctgttactcctctggtcaggtgaaggcctcctgttactcctctgtccaggtgaaggcctcctgttactcctctgtccATGTGAAGGCCTCCTATTACTCTTCTGTCCAGGTGAAGGCCTCCTGTTATTCCTCTGTCCATGTGAAGGCCTCCTGTTATTTCTCTGTCCATGTGAAGGCCTGTTATTCCTCTGTCCAGGTGAAGGCCTCATGTTACTGCTCTGTCCATGTGAAAGCCTTTTGTTACTCCTCTGTCCAGGTGAAGGCCTCCTATTACTCTTCTGTCCATGTGAaggcctcctgttactcctctgtccaggtgaaggcctcctgttactcctctgtccat gtgaaggcctcctgttactcctctgtccATGTGAAGGCTTTTTATTCCTCTGTCCAGGTGAAgacctcctgttactcctctgtaCATGTGAAGGCCTGTTATTCCTCTGTCCAGGTGAaggcctcctgttactcctctgtccATGTGAAGGCCTCTTGTTACTCTTCTGTCCAGGTGAATGCCTCCTGTTACCCTTCTGTCCAGGTGAaggcctcctgttactcctctgtccatgtgaaggcctcctgttactcctctgtccatgtgaagacctcctgttactcctctgtccAGGTGAAGGCCTCCTGTTACACTTATGTCTATGTGAaggcctcctgttactcctctgtccATGTGAAGAACTCCTGTTTCTCCTCCGTCCATGTGCAGACCTCCTGTTACTCTTTTGTCCAGGTGAAGACCTCCTGTTATTCCTCTGTCCATGTGAaggcctcctgttactcctctgtccatgtgaagacctcctgttactcctctgtccATGTGAAGGCCTCCTGTTTTTCCTCTGTCCATGTGAAGACCTCATGTTACTCTTCTGTCCACATGAAGTCCTCATGTTACTCCTTTGTCCAG GTGAaggcctcctgttactcctctgtccAGGACAAGGCCTCctgttcttcctctgtccagGTGAAGGCCTCCTGTTATTCCTCTGTCCATGTGAAGGCCTCCTGTTACTCTTCTGTCCAGGAACCTCGTGGTGATAGTGGGCTTTGGCTAAGAGAGCCACGGGTCCGACCTGCCCAGTCTACGCGGACCCTGAGCCATTTCTCTGAGCTCTGGGAGACATAG